Below is a window of Pseudodesulfovibrio sp. 5S69 DNA.
GGATTCGGGCTTCTCAAGCGGCGGCGCGGCTGAACGACGGAGCCGACAGCGAACCCGGCGGGCGCACCGCCCGGGGGAAACCATGCCATGAGCCAAACAAAAGGCCCCTGCCGAAGCAGGGGCCTTGTACTTTCAAACCGGTGCCGATCTAGAAGCTGTAGCCGATGGAGGTGCCGACACCCCAGGTCCGGCCATGCTTGAAGTCCACGTCGAAGGTACTGGCTTTGTCGGTCATGGACAGGCCCGTGCGCTCCTTGGTGATGATGTACATGCCGGCCACGTCCAGGGTCCAGTCGTCCCACTTGTAGCCCGCGCCCAGCGTGAACATCTGGCGGTCGTTGGCGGGCAGCATGGGCGAACAGTACTCATGGCGGATCGGAGTCTGGTCGTAGACGTATCCGGCGCGCAGGGCGAACTCGTCGGTGAACCGGTATTCCGCCCCCAATTGGAAGCGCCAGGTGGACTTGTAGTTGAAATCCTGATTATTGTCGGGCAGCCCGGAGCCGGTGAAATCGAACTCGATGCGGTCAAACTGCTCCCACTGGGTGTAGACGACGTCGAACTCGACGGTCAGGTCATCCAGGGGCGTCAGGCCGACCCCCACGGTGTAGCTGGCCGGGAAATCGGCGGTCATGGTGCAATCGCCCTTGCCGTTGGCGTAAAAGCCGGCGTTGGCCACCTCGACACTCCCCTGGCCTTCGAAATGCACGGGGGAGCGGTAGGTAAGCCCAACGGTCAACATGTCGTTGACGTCGTACGCCAGGGCAAGGTTGAAGGCCAGGGCGGTGTCGGACACGTCGGTCTTGACGTTTCCGCCGAGGGCCGCGACAGGGATATCCTTGTGAACGATGAAGCGGCCTTTGATGACCTCCACGCCGCCCGCAATGGACAGCTTGTCGTTGACCTTGTAGGCGACGCTCGGATTTAAGGAAAAGGTTTCCAGCAGGGCATCCTTGACCAGCGTCCTGCCTGCCCAATTGTTGTCGTAGTTGGTGCCCAGGCCAAAGCGGGTGAACACGCCCACTCCGATCGTCCAGTCGTCGTTGAGCTTGCGGGTCGCAAAGGCATGCGGGACACCGAAAATCTGATTCTGGGTCTGGTTCTTCTGTCCATTGATATACACGTCGGAGTTGGGCGAGACCGCGGTGACGCCGCCGTAGAGATTGGTGGTGCCATCGAGCTTGGTCATCAGCGCCGGGTTGTAGGCGATGACCGAGGCATCATCACCGGTGGCGTAGTTGGCCGTGCCCATGCCCAAGGCGCGGTTGCCCCACTCGTACAACGCAAAACCGCCTGCCTGGACCACGGACGCGGTCGCCAGCAGGCAGACCAGAAAACTCAACACAAAACATGCGGATGCGCGTTTCATCCTTCCCCCTTCGTTGCCGCACGCGGCAGCGTTCTTCCAATGCCTCCAGCACCCTCCCAGATGCGGCGGTTCCATCCCGTCCCGGAAACATTGCGTTACTATTTGCACAAACTGCCAATGCATTCATGACGGGGTAAAAAATGTAAAACTGAAAAGTCTTTTCAAACAGCTGTTTAAGGTATTTCACGACGGGGCAAAAAAGGCCTGGACAGCGGCATGAATCTGGCAAGAGACAGGACAGACGCCGGGATGCGGAAGATATTTCCCGGCGCGGGAGGACACATGAAGGAATTCATTCCCCGGCCGGACGCCAAGGAGAAGAGCTTCCACGGCCTGCTGGCCATCGGCGGCCTCGCGGGCGTCATCGAAGGATCGGTCCGGTACGGCTTCACCCTGCATACCGCGTTTCCGGGCATGCTGCTGACCCTGCTGGGGGCCTTTCTCGGCGGGTTTACCGGTTTTTTCCTGAAGGATTGTTGCCGCACCTGGCGGGGCATGAAACCCTACCGGGGGGTGAACAACGACGGCTGGCTTATGGGGGGGGTCCTGGGCACATTGGTGGGCACCCTGTTCCAGGTGGCGGTCAGCCCGGACGGGTCCAACCTGGTCATCGGCTCCATTGTCGGCGCCTACCTCGGCGCGGCCTGCGGCGCCCTGCCGGACGAGTTCGTCACGCCCATCCTGAGCCGGATGGCCGAAAGGGCGTCCGACAGGCCCTGACGCCGGGAGTGACGCCAAGGGCCTGCCGGACAGGGACAGGCTACTTCATTTCCACCCAGATGACCGCGCCCATTTCGAGTTCGCGGCCCTCATAGGGCTTGTCGGCGGTGTTCAGGCCGGCAAAGCCCCACCACCCCTTCCACGGACAGGCGAAGGTGAACACGCCCTGGCCGTCGGCAATCACTTCCTGCGTGACCATGCGCTCGTTGGGGGCCTTGCGCTTGCCGTCCTTGTTGTAAAATTCCACTTCCACACGGGTATACGGGGCGGGCTTGCCACCCACCATGACCACGCCCTGGAAGACGTTGCCCGCGTAGTTGCCGAAGGGCCGCGTCAGGGGCACGATCTCGGTGTCCAAGCCGAGCGGGGTGTTCCAGCCCTCGCCCTCGCCGTAGGCGTCGACCACCACCTTGGTGATGTGACGGATGTAGTTGTTCTCGGCATCTTCCTTATAGGGGACGGGGTCGAAGACAAAGGTGTACAGGCCGGGGGCCTTGGGGGTGAATGAGGTCTTCCAGGCGGTGTGGCCCATGACCTCGGTCTTCTTCAGGGTCGGCAGCAGGTCGATCCGCTGGTCATTGTCCACGGCCACGAAAAAGGCGGCGGGCTTTTCCAGTTCCATGCCCTGGCCCTCGAAGGGATGGGAGAAGGACAGGATCAGGTTCACGGTCCGTTTTGCCTGGGTCAGTTCGTCGGTGTCGGGAATCAACATGCCGAAATGGGCCAGGGCCGGTCCGGCGTACAGCACGGCGCACAAGACCGCCAGGACGAAAGTCTTTTTTTTCATCACACACTCCTCAATGGTTATGACAGATATGAATGACCATTTCTTGATCAATTGATGTTACTAGTATCAAATTAGTAACACAAGTCAAGCAAGAATATGGATTCATTGCCCTTCGTGATGAAAAATTGCTTAATCCGGCTGGTTGCGCCAGCGGCGGGCCAGGGCCACGCCGGACAGGTTGTGCCACAGGCTGAAAAGCGCGCCGGGCAGGGCCGAGGCCGCCCCGAAGTGCTTCACGGCCAGGGCCACGCCCAGGCCGGAATTCTGCATGCCCACTTCGATGGCCAGGGTCCGGGCGTCCCGCCTGTTGCAGCGGGCCGCTCGGGCCAGTCCGTACCCGATGGCCAGCCCCAGGGTGTTGTGCAGGATGACCGCCAGCAGCGCCAGGAAAGGCAGCGCAAGGAGGGTCGCCTGATTCAGGCCGATGATGCAGGCGATGAGCAAGGCGATGACGATGATGGACAGAGACGGGAACCAGCGCAGGAACGGTTCCAGCCGACGCCGGAAGATGCGCCGCAGGATGAGGCCGTCGACCAGGGGAAAGACCACGATCCAGAACACGGACGTGACCATGGACCAGAAATCGATCTCCACCTGGCGCTCCAGGAGCAGGTAGATGATGGCCGGGGTCAGGAGCGGGGCCAGGCAGGTGGAGGCCAGGGTCATGGTCACGGACAGGGGCACGTTGGCCTTGGCCAGGTAGGCGATGACGTTGGAGGCCGTGCCGCCGGGGCAGGCCCCGACCACGATCATGCCGATGGTGATGTCCGCCGGCAGGCCCAGCGCGTAGGAGATGCCCACGGCCAGCAGCGGCATGATGGCATACTGCAGGATCACGCCCAATCCCACCAGGGGCCACTTGCCCAGGATATCCATGAAATCCCCGAACTCCAGGGTCAGCCCCATGCCGAACATGATGATCCCCAGTCCCAGGGGGATGTGCGGCTTGACCCAGGTGAAGGCCGGAGGATACGCCAGGGCCACTGCGGACATGGCCACGGCGATCAGAATAAAGTTCCGCTCGATCAAAAAGGGGACGGCGTCGATTTTCATGCCCGTGGGTTGGCCCAAATACGGGTTCTTGTCAACGCCGGAGCGAAAAAACAGGGGCCCGCTGGCCTTTTCATCGAAAATCAGACCTCGATGGCCCCCCCGCAACTCGACCCGGCACCGGCGGTGCAGCCCAGGCAATGCGGTCCGGTGGTGATCCTTCGGCCGACCCAGGCCGCCAGGTCGAAATCGGCCAGTTGGTCCGGTGCGTCCGGGTCCGTGCCGATGCGCAGGGCCTGATTGAAGTCGCAGTCGTAGAGGCGCCCGTCCCAGCCGATGTTGACCTGGTGGCGGCACATCAGCCCGTCCACGGTGGCCGGGTTGAAGGAACCGTCCAGGAGTTCCAGGTATTCGCGGTCCCTGCCCTGCTCCTCAAGCATGCGCATGAACCGGCCGATGGGCAGGTTGGTGATGGTCAGAAGGCGGTCGAAGACCACCCCGTGCCGGGTGCGCAGTTCCCGCTTGTAGTCCTTTTCCAGATTCTCCTGGCCTGGAGGCAGGTCCGGGCCGCCGGGGTTGAAGACCAGATCCAGGGTCAGGCCGTCCCCCCGCCCATAGCCGAGTGCATTGAGCCGCTTGAGCATGCGGACGGAACTCGCGTAGCAACGTTCCCCGCGCATGCGGTTCACGTTCTCCGCGCTGTAGCACGGCAAGGACGCCACCAGAGCCACCCCCTTTTCGGCGAAGAATTCCGGATACCCTTCAGCTCCCGGCTCTTCCATGGCGGACAGATTGGTCCGCGACTGCACGGCCAACCCCCGGTCCGTCAGGGCGGTGATGAAGTCCCGCAAATATGGATTGAGTTCAGGCGCACCTCCGGTGATATCCACCAGCCCGGGCCGGACGGCCCCGGCCAGAGCCACGATCCGCTCCATGATCGCGCGGCCCATGAGTTCCTCGCGCGCCGGGGAACACTCCAGGTGGCAATGGACGCAGGCCTGATTGCACTTGAGCCCCACGTTGACCTGCAGGATGTCCAGGTCGGCGGCCCGGAGGGGCTCGCCGATTTTCTTGTCAAAAGCGTTCACCGGCACCTCGCCTGTTGCGGTTTTGCTCCAGACTATACGGGAACCCCTCCTCGGCGCAATATCCAGAGCCCGGCGGTAGCGCATTGCGCCGAGATTCATGCAAACCGATGCAAGGGAAGAGTTGACGAACGCTCGGGAACGCTGTAGGAAAACCATTCCCGTACAGAGGGAAGCCGGACGGCGGTTGCGTCGAGAACCCCGTCAGGTCCGAGAGGAAGCAGCGGTATCGATTGCTGCCGGGTGTCCGGTTTCCACTCAAAGGCGCGTTCAGCGATGAACGCGCCTTTTTCATTGCCCTATCAGGCCGCGGCGTCCGGTCCCGATCCGAGCCCGGCTTTCAACTCGTCGAGCACGGCCAGGGCCTTCTTGAAATCGTATTCGGCAATAAGCTTGAGCAGTTGCTTGACCTCGGCACGCGCCTCTTCGGGCCAGACCAACCCCTTCACGTCCTGGCTTCGCTCCCGGCACTCCACCGGCGCCCCCTGGGAGAGGGGAGCCCGGAGACCGTCCAGGCTGGCCATGAGCGCCTCCACCGAAGCCACCTCCCCTTCCTCCGGAAGCTCCGACTCCTCGGTCTGGGCCTCCTTGAGCTCGCCGATGCTCCGGACCACCTCGTCGAGCCGTGAAGTGAACGTGGCCAGCAACTGGGAGGGGTTCTCGTCCCCCTGGTCCAGGGCCTTCTCCAGCGCCCCGGCGGCCTCGAACAGGTCCATGGCTCCGAGCATGCCGGAGGTACCCTTGACGGAATGGGCCAGGGCCACGGCTTCATGGATGTCCCCCGCGGACAGGTGCTTCCCGATCTGTTCGGCGGCGTCCGCGTACTTCTCGTCCAGCAGGAGCAGTAGCGTCCTGTAGAGCTTCTCGTTGCCCCGGGCGCGCCGCAGGCCGAGTTGCACGTCGATGCCCTGCATCATGGCGGGGAGAGCGTCCTTGTCCGTGGTCGGCCGCTCGCGCTTCTTGTCGGACCTGGCCGGGCCGGCCGCAGCCTCTTCGTCTCCGCCGGTCAACCACTTGGTCAGGACGGCGAACAGGTCGTCCGGATCGAAGGGCTTGGCGATGTGGTCGTTCATGCCCACTTCCTTGCTCATCTCGATGTCGGCGAGCATGGCGTGGGCGGTCATGGCGATGATCGGCAGGTCCTTGAAGCGGGCCTGCTCACGGATGAGCCGGGTGGCCTCGTGACCATCCATGACCGGCATCTGGATGTCCATGAGCACCAGGTCCACTTCGTTCTTATCGAGAAATTCCAATGCGCTCTGCCCGTTGAAGGCCTCGAAGACCTCGACTCCGATGGAAGCCAGAATCTCCTGGGCCACCTGGCGGTTGATTTCGTTGTCCTCCACCAGCAGGATCCGCTTGCCGGCGAGCTTTTCCAACGCCCTTTCGGGCCGGGCGGTCTCGTTCAGGGTGACCATGCCCTTGCCCAGAGTCTCGACCACCAGGTTGAACAGGAAGGACTGGTTCACCGGCTTGAACAGCAGGCCGCGGAAACCCAGTTCGTTGGTCCGCTTGACCAGGGAGGCGTTGCCGTAGGCCGAGACCATGAACATGGGCGGCTTGACCTGGATGGCCCCATCCTTGAGGATATTCTCGGCAGTCTCCAGGCCGTCCATTTCCGGCATACGCCAGTCCACCACGAGCAGCTTGAAGGTCTCCTTGTCTCCGCAGCCGCGCAGGATGTCGATGGCCTCGAAACCCGACTTGGCCGTGGTCACGGACAGCCCCATGTATTCGAGCATGCCCTTGAGGATAATGCGCGAGGTGGGGTTGTCGTCCACCACCAGGGC
It encodes the following:
- a CDS encoding OmpP1/FadL family transporter, coding for MKRASACFVLSFLVCLLATASVVQAGGFALYEWGNRALGMGTANYATGDDASVIAYNPALMTKLDGTTNLYGGVTAVSPNSDVYINGQKNQTQNQIFGVPHAFATRKLNDDWTIGVGVFTRFGLGTNYDNNWAGRTLVKDALLETFSLNPSVAYKVNDKLSIAGGVEVIKGRFIVHKDIPVAALGGNVKTDVSDTALAFNLALAYDVNDMLTVGLTYRSPVHFEGQGSVEVANAGFYANGKGDCTMTADFPASYTVGVGLTPLDDLTVEFDVVYTQWEQFDRIEFDFTGSGLPDNNQDFNYKSTWRFQLGAEYRFTDEFALRAGYVYDQTPIRHEYCSPMLPANDRQMFTLGAGYKWDDWTLDVAGMYIITKERTGLSMTDKASTFDVDFKHGRTWGVGTSIGYSF
- a CDS encoding DUF4198 domain-containing protein gives rise to the protein MKKKTFVLAVLCAVLYAGPALAHFGMLIPDTDELTQAKRTVNLILSFSHPFEGQGMELEKPAAFFVAVDNDQRIDLLPTLKKTEVMGHTAWKTSFTPKAPGLYTFVFDPVPYKEDAENNYIRHITKVVVDAYGEGEGWNTPLGLDTEIVPLTRPFGNYAGNVFQGVVMVGGKPAPYTRVEVEFYNKDGKRKAPNERMVTQEVIADGQGVFTFACPWKGWWGFAGLNTADKPYEGRELEMGAVIWVEMK
- a CDS encoding bile acid:sodium symporter family protein codes for the protein MKIDAVPFLIERNFILIAVAMSAVALAYPPAFTWVKPHIPLGLGIIMFGMGLTLEFGDFMDILGKWPLVGLGVILQYAIMPLLAVGISYALGLPADITIGMIVVGACPGGTASNVIAYLAKANVPLSVTMTLASTCLAPLLTPAIIYLLLERQVEIDFWSMVTSVFWIVVFPLVDGLILRRIFRRRLEPFLRWFPSLSIIVIALLIACIIGLNQATLLALPFLALLAVILHNTLGLAIGYGLARAARCNRRDARTLAIEVGMQNSGLGVALAVKHFGAASALPGALFSLWHNLSGVALARRWRNQPD
- the arsS gene encoding arsenosugar biosynthesis radical SAM (seleno)protein ArsS (Some members of this family are selenoproteins.); its protein translation is MNAFDKKIGEPLRAADLDILQVNVGLKCNQACVHCHLECSPAREELMGRAIMERIVALAGAVRPGLVDITGGAPELNPYLRDFITALTDRGLAVQSRTNLSAMEEPGAEGYPEFFAEKGVALVASLPCYSAENVNRMRGERCYASSVRMLKRLNALGYGRGDGLTLDLVFNPGGPDLPPGQENLEKDYKRELRTRHGVVFDRLLTITNLPIGRFMRMLEEQGRDREYLELLDGSFNPATVDGLMCRHQVNIGWDGRLYDCDFNQALRIGTDPDAPDQLADFDLAAWVGRRITTGPHCLGCTAGAGSSCGGAIEV